CTTCCATCCCTTGGTTTCCTAGATTTGAGCCAGGAgatagtaatcttttttttttgaaggaatgtctgaaACTATACTCTGTTTCTGCATGtttctatataatttatttttcctcTACAGGTGATCaaagattttttcaatgaaaccTACTTTGATAGGTATGATGAAGTCATGTCAGACTCACTGCTTACAATGCTCTGGGCAATGACTGTGGCCCTTTTTTGTGTTGGGGGCATGATGGGAGGAGTTTCTGCTGCATATTTTGCTGGGAAATTTGGAAGGTGAGGAGAAGTGATTGTTTGAATAAGGAAAGAAAGAACAATTtgaaacagaaatattttttttacgccCTTTAACTTACAGGGGACTGTCACGAGCTgttttcaccttcacctttccCTAAGTCTGTTGAATCCTTAGCCACcaaacaagatctgttgacagtctatctctattcctctcttgtcttttgtcttgaatttatttcaataatgggcctgtccattattttatgttgtcttctcatcgctttttctgtctgcctcttcttctttttcctggtactgctccctgaaggaaggtctttgcgtgCCCTGAGGACGTTGTGATATGTTGATAGAATTTTAAGCTTGtgcttttttacttttttaatagtCTGGTAGGCCACCCACGCTTTCATCTTGCCTTCCACAAGATGAGCCATCATGATCTTGCCACTGATGGAGGCAAATGAGTCTGGTAGGTCACTGTTTCATCAAAGTTTGGCCAGTTCcttccattttttgttttcaactttCCATTTACTCTGCCATCCCAAAGTTTCAGTCTGTATGAAAACCATCTATTAGGAAAGCAATATTTTTAaactaagttttaaaaaaattgtttggaaCACTGTTGATATCAAACAAGCAGTTTAATTATTAGGTGATTATGTACCCAAATTTAATACATAATAATGTGGAAAAGTAAACTAGCTAAATGTTTCAGGATAAGAGAATTGAAGTTATTTTCATTTGTCAAAAGTTCATTTTTTAACTACAAAGTGTAATAGCTAATTAATTTCATAGCACCaccttaaatatatatatatttttttttttaaatttttttaattttagaattatGCTATTTGAAGACTCTAAatggatttaactttttttatagaagaaattaaatagaaatgtttttgCGCAGTagttaggttttgttttattgtaatgATAGACAGAAATTAGAACTGTggttaatcatcatcatcattgaacattgtaacataatagtattatatgtacatttgcacactagcgcgtcagtgcaacaccgcttgtgtttacgtaataaatggagttcctaatatgtcttccctcttaaacactagtttgttatttgtgtaacacgaatattttacatggtgtcagaataaaacttgaaaagctgtccagacaaaggtttttattaatctaataatggcttctttttattttgagcaaccaatcttgaattggaatgctaaagatcTGTATCAAGAGTTTATAAGAtttcaacagcaggtgagcttttgtttcaaaggaccgttagctggtgccgatagtaaacaaaaagccggatggctgggaatgtggataggtcaacaaggccgtgaagtttacaaaactctaaatattactgataatgaagagggagatccgcaattgctattaaagaaaatagaagactacataaggccaagacaaaataaaagagtgtctagatttagagcacatcagagaaagcaggaagaaggagaaagttttgataactttgttaaagacctaaagcttctcattatggactgtgagtatgacaacccagacgatatgcttattgatttgatcattagtggagtcatacacgaaaaggtacaattaagacttcttgatcagggacagaagttgacccttagCAAGGCTATAGAAATAGGACAACAATATGAGATGTCgcaaagccaagtgaaaatgtttaggggccaaGAAGTTCTAGCGATCAAGAGAGGGTCACACAATGTACTAAAGCAGAAGTCTAAAGATAactcagataaattatgtagtaaatgcggcaagaaccacgaaaagggaaaatgtccagcaataggaaccacatgcaatttctgcaaaaagaaaaaccactggtttcaaatgtgcagaaaaagacgcaacgtcaatctagtagaagatgacagtcacagtgatgaaaatattatacctgttagcactgcaagtagccagtatagaaagggtaatattgagaacaTCAATGTCGTCgaagacaagtggactgtaaaactagtcgtgcatggcaagacattaatttttcgtatcgacactggtgcaagatgtaacattcttgtcaagtcagagtttgaaaagctcaaagacaaagtaaaacttgcttattcagcaaagtcgctcaagtcttactctaatcatgttattaagactttaggagcagtagtgctacctttgaaaaataatatccaagaggtgaaagcaaggtttgaggtagtagacattagtcaagagaacattttgagtggtgacacagcagaatgtttaggactacTACAACGGATTGACACcatagaatccaaggcagaagacgagttacaaagagagtttcctgaaatgctgaaaacaactgtaacactgccaggagaatacaagattcagttacaggaaaatgctaaaggagttatccatccaccacgtcgcttagcagcatcactacgcaataaagttgaagaaaaacttaaagaaatgcaagctgatggatttattactccagtacatgaacctactgaatgggttagctccatggttgtttcgttcaggaatgacaaagtGAGATTATGTGTtgatccaaaagatctcaataaagcaatcagacgggaacatcacccgatgaaaactattgaagatgtgatcactaataTTCCAAATTCGAAGATGTTCTCAGTTCTCGATGCCAAGTcagggtttatgcaaataaagcttgaaagagaatcttcatttctcacaactttcaacacacctctgggaagatatagatggttacgattaccttttggtatcaaatcagcgccagaaatttaccaaagaattatgcatgaaatgcttcaaggtattgaaggagcatatgtcatcatagacgacattctagtagctggtagagatgttgaacatcatgatcacattttgaaacaagtcatgcaTAGAGCAACGGagtacaatctaaagctgaactatgacaagtgcaagataaggcaaaacagagtaccttatatgggtcacatcttgtcagagaaaggtttagaaccagatccagcaaagataaaggcaattattgacatgccagctcctcaagacaaagatggaatcagaagatttctaggtttaattcagtacctagcaaaatttattcctaatctaagtcaagcagatgctccaatacgaaagcttctaaaagatgatgtagaatttcaatggaatcatgaacaaaacaagagttttgaagaattgaaacatctttgtacaaaccctccagttttgtcatattatgatgtcaacaagaacgtagagatagaatgtgatgcaagtaaagatggactgggagcagtattactccaggaaggccgtataattgcatacgcatcaagagctctcacagatacagaaacaagatatgctcagattgagaaggaaatgctctcaattgtgtatagtacaagcaaatttcactgctacatatttggtaaggaagtaacagtttataatgatcacaaacctctggagcaaatcttcaagaaacctctattgtcagcaccaatgagaatacagaagatgctaataagactacagtggtatgatctaaaagtctgttacagaaaaggcaaggaaatgtttatctccgatacactttctcgtgcacatctaccaaatactgatacacagacatgtgaatttacagatgattcagtgcatatgatctctgtaagtgattcgaaatacagtgaaattaaagactgtacaagcaaggaactttcaatgcttctggaagtaattatgactggttggccagacacaagaagcgagactccaattgaagtcagaccatattgggattcaagagaccagttatcaacttcggatggtattatatacaaaggtctgagaatagtcattccaccaagcttacgtaaatacatgctaaatctgattcacaagtctcacttaggaatagtcaagtgtaagcagcgagccagagaagtcatgtattggccaggcatgaatgcagacattgaagtgacagttagggattgtagcaggtgtgctgaacatcagaatcaaaatgtgtcagagCCGCTAATGcctaccaagacaccagaccttccatacagcatggttgggtgtgatctgtttaactttgagggtaaaaagtatgttcttctagttgactacttctcaaagtttattgatgtcaaagaactgtcacaggaaaccacatcagatatcatcgaagcaatgaagagtatattcgcatgccatggaatacctagAAGGTTAAGGTCAGATAGCGGGCCACAGTTCTCTTCAAGGGAATTCCTGAATTTCTGTAAATCATACggaatagagcatgaaatgtcgagtcctcattttcagagttctaatggtgaggctgaaagagctattcaaacagtgaagaaactttggaagaaaagcgaagacaaatttctgtcgctattagactacagaactactccactgagtaatattaatttgtcgccagcacaattactcatgggacgccgacccagaaatttgttaccttctagcgaggaaatactcacacctaagacaccagatctcaaggtggtgaagaaacactttgactccgtaaaacagtctcagaaacattattatgataagaggaaaggagttaagagtcataatccactacaagacggaacggcagtcagaatgcaacttaattctaagtggaaaccaggaacagtagtttcgaagcattctaagcctagatcatataatgtcaaaagtggaaataaggtctacagaagaaacagaaaacacatcagaaagtcttctgagaaagcaaacagatttgacaacaattatgactttccagatgacatctcagaacaaccagaacctctagatctagagagtccaagattacaaactacactagattgtgagccgccactacacactgcttcttctaacaccgctagaccacatgaaccttacgtaacacgctcaggcagaatagttaacaaacccaagagatttgatttgtgatgaactgattagactttttagttgactagtttgttagttattctgataaatagattttctaaattaaagaagagagatgtaacataatagtattatatgtacatttgcacactagcgcgtcagtgcaacaccgcttgtgtttacgtaataaatggagttcctaatatgtcttccctcttaaacactagtttgttatttgtgtaacacgaatattttacaaacatcatTAGACTGTATTCTTTCCTGCAGCAGGGGCACAGTAAGTCAAAGCTTGGCCTGAACTTTGCAAAATATGAGCCAATGGAATAGTGGCCCATACTGCACTGTGGTGTAATAGCTTGTTCAGGCCTTGGCAACCTCCACCATGGGGGGAGGCATGATCAGGGTGCCTGGTGTGCTTCCATACTTTCTGGACATTTTGGTACTCGTGTCAATACTGAAAccatttttccatttctatttttttggaTTTATGCCAGGACATGATGGAAACTTACAGCCTGCTAGGTAGGTGTTGTTAACTCTCCAGGGTAGGCTAAGGAGTCTGCaacagtgttgccagtcacagaCTGTGATTAATAGCTTTTAGTTCATTAAgaatatgatttattttttttagttgttgttttgctTACACCGAGGTGTGGTgattgagtggtaaagtgcttggcttcagaaccgggggtcctaggtttgaatcctggtgaagactgggattttttattttgggatctttgggcgtctccaaatccactcagctctaatgggtacctgacattaggtgcagtaaagtaaaggcagttggtcattgtgctggccacgacatccttgttaaccataggccacagaaatagatgacctttacatcattagCCCTAtcttaaggtctgaaaggggactttttatttattttttttacaccattGTGGTTTACAAAAATTTTGTCTTCTTTCATTTAGGAAAGGTACTCTACTCTTGAATAATGCTGTTGCCTTTACCTGTGCTGCTCTCCAAGGCTGCAGCAAAGTCTCCAACTCTTTTGAGGTGTTGATTGCTGGACGTGTTGTGGCTGGCATTTGTTGTGGTGAGAACTACATTGAACTCTTTGTTTCTGGTGATATTGTTGATACTTGTTTCTGTTTGTGTAACATTGTTAGAATGTGTTCAAGGCAATGATGAAGTGAGTAGCTGTAATAGTGATAATCATCTTAAATTATCCATGAGGGAATTGGTCTTACAAATTgtgcataaataaaaatacattaaaacacattAGTAACATAGTTGAAAaggattataaaaataaaatctaaatctatttacaaaatgttattATTGAGAAAACAGTTAAAaaggctttttattttttaaagtgatactaaaaaaaaaggaatagtaagaaatatttgttgtacatgtttcagatgtttcttcagagttgaagataattaacttcctagtccaaacttcctccagaacgacgggggatggtagCGGGTAGGGTATGACAACCGAACGACAGTTTAGCGCGCATACTGCAACACCATGCAGCCATGCCCTTTAAATTAATTAGTTCTTTAAAttaatatccttttttttttttattttgtacaaggTAAggcttgcaaataaaaaaaaagacataagatagttttgttcttgtttgtttactaaaagtgttaaGTTTTATCAATTTCCACTTGTCCCATGTCTATGCTATTTAAACATCTTTTATACTTACACTGTGTATAAGTAGCAGTCAGCAGAATCTATTCTATACACTTAGTAAAAGCAATTTATCCCATATCCTgtggtttatatatatacacggtAGGCATTGTCTTTATTTCCAAACATTATGGTTCAGGAAGATGTTTTACGTCAAACTCAATTAGCATGTGTTTTCCAAAATGATGTCCAGCGTGCCTGAGGACTGGGGAGCTTTCCATGAAATCTGAATGAACTTAGAATAATAATTGTCTAATTGTCCCTAATTGATGCAAGTGTCAGAgtctaaaaatgtttacatattgttaccttttgaaaaaaaaatgcttaaaattGTATAACTATGGTTTGTATTTTGCTCCAATGAAAGGTTTAAACTCTGCTGTTGCACCATTGTATCTTGCCAAAATAGCACCAATTTCTCTGCGAGGTTTTTGTGGGACTTGCAGCCAGTTGTCAATCACATTTGGAGTTCTCATCTGGGGAATTCTGGGAATGAAACTTGTACTGGGCACTGAAACCCTTTGGCCAATACTAGATGGTAAGTTTTGCTGTTATAGAATAAACTTTAATAATTGCCCTGAATACAATTAactgtaactttgttttgtataaACTGAATAGGGGGAAGAATTTTATTCCTAGCTGACAATAAAAGCTAAGGCTTATACATATGAAATCCAACtcgagagaaaaagaaagttaaaaCTATTTCATTAATGTTTAAGCTTCTGAAGAAAGGTTTACTGTGAAAGCCAAGCTGTGCACTAAATGTTAAAAGTAAGAGAGAGTATGCATCACACCACAATGTTTATCATTGTTATTGTTCCTGATTTAGTGCAAGGTCGATATTGGgatcaatttatattttatactgGATAGAACTATGGTACACAAAACATATTGAGCATTAAATATTGCAGCCTTTTGTGATGTTCTATTAATTTGTATCTGTATTTGTGCTTGGGGTTTGTAAAGGCACCAAACTTATGTGTATCACTTGTCTAGCAAGTTTCTTTGCATGACTGACTTGAAGATTGTGTGGGCCTTTCAATGCCAagcgtttttcttctgtttcCAGTTTCTTGTACAGATTTGTTTAGAGGGCTGTGACGTCATTAAATTGATGACCTGTTTAATACCTCTCTGTTGTATTTCAAGCCGAATAGGCCAGTGGACCCATAACAGTAAGACAAATTAATAGccttgagattttattattttatttaaccacAAACTTGGTATCAATTCATCATTTTGTAATGTAATCTGATCCCTGGTATACTAGGCCATTTACTAACTGACCTTATGTACTGAAAGTTACTCacctaaaaaatatttaaattagtttATAGCCAGTTGCCAGCTTGGCTGGTAACTTTTCAAATTCATTTTCTCAAAGCTCATTTCACTATCCTATCatggcatcactggtttagttGTATGAACTATATATTTTTGGTCCTTTTAAgaaataagagagaaaaaaattgaattctgTAGTATGAAaccaagtttaaaacaaaaagaaaaaatattaaaaagaactTGTGAACTAACATTTTTGTTGTGACTAAATCTTATACCattcaaacaaaatatactCAACATGTTGTTTTACATATTCCTTAGCAAATAAAAATTTCAATACATTTTCATAATTTCAATACATTTTCATTGACATGCGCATTAATACTAGGCCAAcagattgtttaaaatttacatagtttatgtacatatatttttaacCTACAttacagctagtccaactattCCTGCAATATACAGTCTTGTAACCTTGACCTTTTGCCCAGAGTCTCCAAAATATCTGCTGGTGAATAAAAGAGATGATGATGCGGCTGAAGCAGGTGAGGTTTTTACAATTTTACTTTGTCATGGACATATTGTTATTtctatcaactttttttttctagtgatCTAGTAGTGCTCAGGTATTTGTTTATCCTAGTTATCAAAGTTGGGGTTTGATGCACATTTCTGAACACTTGAAACCTGTTAATCATGATAAATTCTGTTGTCTTTTCCTTTGTTTACACAGCTCTGATTTGGTTAAGAAAAACAAGCGATGTGTCTGAAGAGATGGAGGCCATGAAGAAAGAACGATAGGACCTCAGGAACTCACCaaaggtaatttttttatattgcattttttatattaactctaGTACAAGGCCTAAGTGTCAGTTTAATAATTACTACTATTTAAGGTGTGAAAGTAGTGTTTTCACTGTGCTTTGATTTGTTCACCCAATTGCAAGACAGCAACTTAAATGAAGCAATGCTACGAATTGTTAAGCAACTTACAGCTACTAATGTTATTAATAAAACTAAAGCCTTTATCCAACAATGCTATCAACAACTAATTAGTGCAGCCATATTGTATCATAAATGATGTACATTACAGGTCACTAAGGTCAGAAGTGTACACACACTTGTATGTCTGTTGGCAATACATCAAGTGCACAAAGGCCAGCAACTCCTTGTGTATCTCATAttaaaacttattttgtttatctttcaacatatacatcatctgccctatatatcgcaaggtctgaaatgggtaccttactttttaatttttttagggtTTACTTGAGTTGACAAAACTACCCAGAgatatcaaattgaaatatattaatttgtttaatcaATTGAACATGAAACATAAGGCCTCAGTAAAAATACGCCACTCTCCACAGtttcttgctagttttttaatggcttcccagctctttctgTCATCTCAGCTTCATCTAGTAAACTGCGTTGccacgttctttttggtcttcctctacatcTTGTGCCTTGGGGGTTCCACTGTTGTTGGTATTTTTTCTAAGgctgtgaccaatccatctccattGTTTCTCTAAAACCTGGACCCAACTGGCccatacaagacactggccccaaaacaccccaatagaaagaaaactatatggagagctccctgatttggaaaccactgcgtagTTCATATCatatattgatctagtcatctgaacgctccaacataacaatgagaatggggaagaagaagaaagatttttttaaagctttgtacgtagatattaaaaagaaacactATTATAGACATTTAATCATGGAATGGATTCACTCTCTACTTGAAGTCTTTCTTTAGTTttcacttagaaaaaaaaaaaaacaataaatctacttataactttttttttcatgttagtTTTGTGTGCTTGATTTGATGAGGACCAGTGATTGGCGATGGCCACTAATTATATGCATAGTACTATAAATGTCTCAACAGTTTTCTGGCATCAATGCTGTgagtttaatataattatagtcAATACAGTCGATAACCTATTTATTTAGAATTGATACTGATACATTGCTATGATAGCTTTGCTTCCTTTAATAAACCTAGATGGGACTTGGGTTGCTGGTTTGAGTTCATGTCCTTGATCATTGGTTTTTATGTGATGCAATGAGAGATTTCAGTTCAAGATGTTCTCTCATAGGTAAAATACTTATATATACCTAGATGGTATTAAATGGTAGGTTTCCATTTGAAGATATTGAGTTGTAATCCTTTTGGGTTGGTAGATTTTTCAATTGAGATTCAATTTGAGCAGACATGTGTTCCTGAAGTGCTTAGCAGTAAAACTTTAAAACTCAGCTGGTCTGGTCTGAGCAAGGAGACTTCTCAGTATGCTACGGTAGCCACAGGTGTTGTAAAAGTCATGATAACCTTCATATCTGCCCTGATCATGGACCGGGCAGGCAGAAGAACTCTGCACATGATTGGTCTCATGGGCATGTGTATCTCCTCAGTAGTACTAGTTGTTTGCCTTTCACTACAGGTGAATCTACATAGATTACTTACTTAGGACCTAGGACCTCCCACATCATTCAgtgcattgggcagcaagctgtttccataaaaatcaaTCTTTATGTATAGatggcatttcttttttttttttaaactaattattgtttataaaaaactACAGGGCTACTATTccatctatcccttagtctgttggacatttggggcaccacgcaaaatctgtcaaccatctttctccattcctctctgtctctttcagtgtccattcttttatgttgtcttcccatcattttctctgtctgcctcttctttttcctggtactgttccctgaaggaaggtttttgcaaCTCctaaagaccttgtaatatggccatagagttttagtttgctactattacaatttcttaaAATCCTTTAAACTTTAGCTgataaggttgttttttttttcagaaaacatTGCCCTGGCTATCATACATAAGCATTGTGTCTGTCATCATCTACACCTGTCTCTTTGCTACTGGACCAGGTGTGTTTAGTTTGAAGGCAATTAATTCAAAGCAGttcataaaaaaagattttaatgtcTACCTGATAATGTGGTATGCATTTTAGACTGTCATCTCCATGGTCCcaagtttgaaccctggacctctGCATACCTGCTGTCTattgggaggtttggactaggacgtaataatcttcttttctgaatgCATCTTATTTACGAATATATAAAATTGTTTGTCGTACGATGCCATTCTAGCTGGTTCCAGTTGTGatggagttttttttatatttttagctGAGCCTTTCATCTCCAGGGGTTTCTTACCCTGGACTGTCTTGCAATTGCTTTTGGTGTCTTCTTCATGACCCTAATTATTGACTGATTCATTTTTAAGTAGAAAATTTATAATGAAATACATATGCTTATAAAAAACTTAAATGAATGCATTAAGACGAAAAACATGCAATTCAGTATCACAcccacatttgtttttaatcttaTATATTGTTTCACAAACTGactaatttttaattgattcatgattAGTTAagtgcaataaataattacataaagtttcaacttgatctgaaagTGGGTTTGTGAGAAGAAATGTGtaaaattatctaaggggaccaCACTCTACATATTCATTCATATCTGTTAATACTGAGGGATtactttcccttgttggtattgAAAAGAtaattaacattaattaataaactaatgggttacatttttttcattgattcatgtctttgtCTAtgccaaagaataattgtgcagtttcaacttgatttgagaaagggtgtgggagaaataacctgtacaaactttttactagacagacagtgagttgagataagctttttaaaaagctaactATGTATAGTTTTATTTGCTATAGATGAGCATCTCTAATAGATGACTGGTGTCTCCTTAATAAGGTCCTTAAAGTCTTTGAACTTATAAGAAAGACCCATGTGGAAATGAGTCTAGAAACCTCAGCTTAGGCTTCTAAATCTCTTATGATTCAGGACCAATACCTTGGTTCATGGTGACTGAGATGTTTGCGCAGGGTCATAGGTCAGCCGCAGTCAGTGTTTCCGTAGTGATCAACTGGCTGTGCAACTTTGCTGTTGGCTTAGTGTTTCCCAATTTACAGGTGAGTACATTTTAAGAGGCTCTAATTAAACAAGTAAAGTACCCTTTTCAGGCTTTGGAATGTATAGGACAAatgatgtcatctgtttctatggttgacagggtgtcttgtggccagcacaacgaccaaccgctttactttccctaactaatgttattagaattgggtggactcaagggatTTCTTAAGATcctaaataaaaaatcccagtcttccctaggtttcgtaagccaagcgctttaacactcagatctatatctacttaaTCTACTCCTTCATGCTGTGCTGCTTTTTTTGCTAAATGTTCTATGATTACATAATGACATgctgtaaaaataaattgtctGTTATATAAAGACATTTGCAGTTTAGTCATTGAAGTAAAGCattactttttttctctattgtaATCTAATTACTCAGTTAATAGAATTAactactccttttttttttcaacatttttcaccttcacctatacAAAAACAGCATAATCTATTCTTCATACATCCCAGATATTGACAACTATGATTTGACTACAATTATTACAATAACCATCATCAATGTGTCCATTATTTTTATGTAGACAAAgtgatttaaattatttcaaaattatatCATTTTATACCATATTAAATACTAAGTGATATAACTTTAAGATCAAATAGGCTCT
This genomic stretch from Biomphalaria glabrata chromosome 4, xgBioGlab47.1, whole genome shotgun sequence harbors:
- the LOC106067366 gene encoding solute carrier family 2, facilitated glucose transporter member 5-like; the encoded protein is MGGGMIRVPGVLPYFLDILVLVSILKPFFHFYFFGFMPGHDGNLQPARKGTLLLNNAVAFTCAALQGCSKVSNSFEVLIAGRVVAGICCGLNSAVAPLYLAKIAPISLRGFCGTCSQLSITFGVLIWGILGMKLVLGTETLWPILDASPTIPAIYSLVTLTFCPESPKYLLVNKRDDDAAEAALIWLRKTSDVSEEMEAMKKER